The following are from one region of the Rosettibacter firmus genome:
- a CDS encoding S8 family serine peptidase encodes MNKRILFFIIYLLPFFIIAQESIIKKGDILYLSNTVVVKFKEDYYPQEIQQKINSKLKKKVVHEVEPIFSKFENVLKKGQDQFSRIYKLKLEDGNDPFIISNKISKLKEIEWAEPKFIREVTYYPNDSIFFAGTQINLSQINAIKAWDITKGDSNIVIGIIDTGVDWQHPDINANIYRDKNGNIVGYDFGGLDGTPDDDPSEDKPPIIINIGYHGTHVAGIASAVSDNLIGIASIGYNCSIMPVKVSRNDKRNSQGEPYIYYGFEGIKYAAEHGARVINCSWGGYGYSRYEQEIIDYAISKGALIVASAGNENKKSPFYPASYNGVLSVGWLDNDGQKRAYYENSSGSNYGYTVDVFAPGTSIISTWPTISGQKYKQISGSSMSAPHVAGLAGLIFSRFPELNPLQVAERIRMTCDDIYDYNPDSLKFLLGKGRINAFKAVKDTSLISIRAVNTKFIDKGNENGLLENGEQVFINVTFQNFLDISSNISVELICSDPYIQIVNKNFTINQLNTLETITNTNNDFSFKVLDGAPYNHTVNFMLKYSGNNYSDFQWFSVRINPTYDTHVANKVSMTITSKGTLGFNDYPDNQEGVGFKYKGGDNLMFEGAFMYGISDTTVMDAARETYTQREDFRIIDQFKIIKMNGDEIGTTRFDDYNFGEGRLGIETTLKSYSFSQPPYDNFIILVMNLKNTTSKNINGLYAGFFFDWDIPAEDATKDSVNYDETDNFGYAYCVDKSLNLPFAGVALISSDKFGFYPIYNEVTLFDIDRGGFTKKDKWISLSSGIIKGGAGIADVSFTISGGPFNIPAGETLPVAFALAAGENLNELRTAIRLSREKYKSIISDVEEKITLPKNLVLYQNYPNPFNPSTIITYELPEENYVVLKVYDLLGREIATLVNEQKQPGRYNIEFNGANLTSGIYIYALRAGNNLIIKKMTLIK; translated from the coding sequence ATGAATAAGAGAATTTTATTTTTCATTATATATCTGTTACCCTTTTTTATTATTGCACAGGAATCTATAATTAAAAAAGGTGATATTTTATACTTATCAAATACTGTAGTAGTAAAATTTAAAGAGGATTATTACCCGCAAGAAATTCAACAAAAAATTAATTCTAAATTAAAAAAGAAAGTAGTCCACGAAGTTGAACCAATCTTTAGCAAGTTTGAAAATGTTTTAAAGAAAGGTCAGGATCAATTTAGCAGGATTTATAAATTAAAATTAGAAGATGGTAACGATCCATTCATAATATCAAACAAAATTTCAAAGCTAAAAGAAATTGAATGGGCTGAACCTAAATTCATAAGAGAAGTTACTTATTATCCTAATGATTCTATTTTTTTTGCTGGAACTCAAATTAATTTATCTCAAATAAATGCAATAAAGGCATGGGATATTACAAAGGGGGATTCTAATATAGTTATTGGAATAATTGATACTGGTGTTGACTGGCAGCATCCTGATATCAATGCAAATATTTACCGAGATAAAAATGGAAATATTGTTGGATACGATTTTGGAGGTTTAGATGGCACACCAGACGATGATCCTTCGGAAGATAAACCACCAATAATTATAAATATTGGTTATCATGGAACACATGTTGCAGGAATAGCATCTGCTGTTTCAGATAATCTTATTGGAATTGCATCTATAGGATATAATTGTTCTATAATGCCAGTTAAAGTTTCCAGAAACGATAAAAGAAATTCTCAGGGAGAACCATATATCTATTATGGTTTTGAAGGAATTAAATATGCTGCAGAACATGGTGCAAGAGTAATTAATTGTAGCTGGGGCGGTTATGGCTACTCGAGATATGAACAGGAAATTATTGATTATGCAATTTCTAAAGGTGCTTTGATTGTTGCTTCTGCCGGGAACGAAAATAAAAAATCTCCATTTTATCCAGCAAGTTATAATGGAGTTTTATCTGTAGGCTGGCTTGATAACGATGGACAGAAAAGAGCATATTATGAAAATTCTTCTGGAAGTAATTATGGCTATACAGTTGATGTTTTTGCACCGGGAACATCAATTATATCAACCTGGCCTACTATTTCTGGTCAAAAATACAAACAGATAAGCGGTTCATCTATGTCTGCACCGCATGTTGCTGGATTGGCTGGATTAATATTTTCTAGATTTCCGGAATTAAATCCATTGCAGGTTGCAGAAAGAATTAGAATGACATGTGATGATATTTATGACTATAATCCCGATAGCCTAAAATTTCTTTTAGGTAAAGGAAGAATTAATGCATTTAAAGCCGTAAAAGATACATCGCTAATTTCTATTAGAGCTGTTAACACTAAATTTATAGATAAAGGAAACGAAAATGGATTACTTGAAAATGGTGAACAGGTTTTTATAAATGTAACATTTCAAAATTTTCTTGACATTTCTTCGAATATCTCTGTTGAACTCATCTGTTCTGATCCGTATATACAAATAGTGAATAAAAATTTTACTATCAATCAATTAAATACTCTTGAAACAATAACAAATACTAATAATGATTTTTCTTTCAAAGTACTGGATGGAGCTCCATATAATCACACAGTTAATTTTATGTTGAAGTATAGTGGTAATAATTATTCAGACTTTCAATGGTTTAGTGTAAGAATAAATCCAACGTATGATACACACGTTGCTAATAAAGTTTCGATGACGATAACAAGTAAAGGAACTCTTGGTTTTAATGATTATCCAGATAATCAGGAAGGAGTTGGATTTAAGTATAAAGGTGGAGATAATTTGATGTTCGAAGGTGCATTTATGTATGGTATTTCCGATACTACAGTAATGGATGCTGCAAGAGAAACATATACTCAGAGAGAAGACTTTAGAATTATCGATCAATTTAAAATAATCAAAATGAATGGTGATGAAATTGGCACAACAAGATTCGATGATTATAATTTTGGTGAAGGAAGATTGGGCATAGAAACAACATTAAAATCATATTCATTTAGTCAGCCACCTTATGATAATTTTATTATTCTTGTAATGAACTTAAAAAATACAACATCAAAAAATATAAATGGTTTATATGCAGGATTCTTTTTTGATTGGGATATTCCTGCAGAAGATGCAACAAAAGATTCTGTTAATTATGATGAAACAGATAATTTTGGCTATGCTTACTGTGTGGATAAAAGTTTAAATCTACCTTTTGCAGGAGTTGCTTTAATTTCTTCAGATAAATTTGGTTTCTATCCAATCTATAACGAAGTAACATTGTTCGATATCGATCGAGGGGGTTTCACAAAAAAAGATAAATGGATTTCTCTTTCAAGCGGGATTATAAAGGGTGGTGCAGGAATTGCAGATGTTTCTTTTACTATTTCTGGAGGACCATTTAATATTCCTGCAGGAGAAACTTTGCCGGTTGCTTTTGCATTAGCAGCAGGTGAAAATCTGAATGAATTAAGAACTGCAATAAGGTTAAGCAGAGAAAAGTATAAATCAATTATTTCAGATGTTGAAGAAAAAATAACCTTACCAAAAAACCTTGTTTTATATCAAAATTATCCGAATCCATTTAATCCTTCTACAATTATTACTTACGAATTACCGGAAGAAAATTATGTAGTTTTAAAGGTTTATGATCTTCTTGGAAGAGAAATAGCAACCCTGGTTAATGAACAAAAACAACCTGGCAGATACAACATAGAATTTAATGGAGCTAATCTCACAAGTGGAATTTATATTTATGCACTTCGAGCTGGAAATAATCTGATAATTAAAAAAATGACATTGATAAAATAA
- the leuS gene encoding leucine--tRNA ligase, producing MKYPFEEIELKWQKFWEERKVFKTDLSKIDKKLYVLVMFIYPSGAKMHIGHWYNYGPTDSFARYKKLKGYNVFEPMGYDAFGLPAENYAIKTGIHPQDSTLQNIKDIRQMLNRMGGMYDWDAELMTCVPEYYKWNQWLFLQLYKRGLAYRKNAPVNWCPSCQTVLAREQVLSNGGCERCGTTVIQKNLTQWFFKITQYADELLDGLNKIDWPEKTKTMQINWIGKSYGTEIDFQIEGHDEKIKVFTTRPDTLFGVTYVVLAPEHELVLKITKPEYREKVENYIDSIKSLTEVDRTSTVKEKTGVPTGAYAINPVNGERVPIWIADYVLATYGTGCVMAVPGHDERDFEFAKKFNLPIRKVILQPGTKEEDELTQAYTDVGIMINSGKYNGLSSDVGIEKISEDLEKQGVGKRTVNYRLRDWLISRQRYWGTPIPIIHCEKCGEVPVPEDQLPVILPYNVNFKPEGGSPLASCEEFINTTCPKCGAPAKRDPDTMDTFVDSSWYYLRYLNPKYEKGMFDVDLANKWTPVDIYVGGAEHATMHLLYARFIHKFLRDIGLVNSDEPFLKLIHQGTITNQGAKMSKSKGNVVDPNTFLEQFGSDVFRMYLMFMGPYEMGGDWSDKGIVGVDRFVQRIYTLFESNKNIAKEYPSKDKYDLSELNDVEKNIYRKVNQTLAKVDTEIDNFRFNTAVAALMELLNEFKNINECRKDLQTYALERFALMISPLAPHLGEECWSLIGKEKSIYENPFWFEADPAALIKENVIIVVQINGKVRAKIEMPADLSEEEVKAKVFNDEKVKGYVNGKQIIKEIYVPNKIYNIVVK from the coding sequence ATGAAATATCCATTTGAAGAAATCGAACTGAAGTGGCAAAAATTCTGGGAAGAAAGAAAAGTATTCAAAACAGATTTATCAAAAATCGATAAAAAACTTTATGTACTTGTAATGTTTATTTATCCTTCCGGGGCTAAAATGCATATTGGTCACTGGTATAATTATGGTCCAACAGATTCCTTTGCTCGTTATAAAAAGTTAAAAGGCTATAATGTTTTTGAACCAATGGGCTACGATGCTTTTGGATTGCCTGCAGAAAATTATGCAATAAAAACTGGTATTCATCCACAGGATAGTACTCTTCAAAATATTAAAGATATACGACAGATGTTAAATCGTATGGGAGGAATGTATGACTGGGATGCAGAGCTGATGACTTGCGTACCTGAATATTATAAATGGAATCAATGGTTATTTTTACAATTATATAAAAGAGGACTGGCATACAGAAAAAATGCTCCTGTTAACTGGTGTCCTTCTTGTCAAACAGTATTGGCACGTGAACAGGTATTAAGTAATGGTGGCTGCGAAAGATGTGGTACAACAGTTATTCAAAAAAATTTAACTCAATGGTTCTTTAAAATAACTCAATATGCAGATGAACTTCTTGATGGCTTGAACAAAATTGATTGGCCAGAAAAAACAAAAACAATGCAGATTAACTGGATTGGTAAAAGCTATGGAACTGAGATCGATTTTCAAATTGAAGGACACGATGAGAAAATAAAAGTGTTTACAACAAGACCCGATACTTTATTTGGTGTTACTTATGTAGTTTTAGCTCCCGAGCATGAATTGGTTCTTAAAATTACTAAACCCGAATATCGCGAGAAAGTAGAAAATTATATTGACTCAATAAAATCATTAACAGAAGTTGATAGAACATCAACAGTAAAAGAAAAAACTGGTGTTCCTACGGGGGCTTATGCAATTAATCCAGTAAATGGCGAAAGAGTACCAATCTGGATTGCAGATTATGTTCTTGCAACTTATGGAACCGGATGTGTTATGGCAGTACCCGGGCATGACGAACGTGATTTTGAATTTGCAAAAAAGTTTAATCTTCCAATTAGAAAAGTGATACTTCAACCAGGCACGAAAGAAGAAGATGAATTAACGCAAGCTTACACAGATGTTGGAATAATGATTAACTCAGGAAAATATAATGGCTTGAGTTCAGATGTTGGAATTGAAAAAATTTCGGAAGATTTAGAAAAACAGGGTGTAGGCAAAAGAACTGTAAATTATCGATTAAGAGATTGGTTAATTTCACGTCAGAGATATTGGGGTACGCCAATTCCAATTATTCATTGTGAAAAATGTGGTGAAGTTCCTGTGCCAGAAGATCAATTACCTGTAATTCTACCTTACAATGTAAATTTTAAACCCGAAGGTGGTTCACCACTTGCAAGCTGCGAAGAATTTATAAATACAACCTGTCCAAAGTGTGGAGCCCCTGCTAAACGCGACCCGGATACAATGGATACTTTTGTTGATTCTTCCTGGTATTATTTGCGTTACTTAAATCCAAAATATGAAAAAGGAATGTTCGATGTTGATTTAGCAAATAAATGGACACCCGTTGATATATATGTCGGTGGAGCTGAACACGCTACCATGCACTTACTTTATGCTAGATTCATTCACAAATTCTTAAGAGATATTGGACTTGTTAATAGCGATGAACCATTCCTTAAATTAATTCATCAGGGCACCATTACAAATCAAGGTGCTAAAATGTCTAAATCAAAAGGGAATGTTGTTGATCCAAATACTTTCCTTGAACAATTTGGCTCAGATGTTTTCAGAATGTATCTAATGTTTATGGGCCCATACGAAATGGGTGGTGACTGGAGCGATAAAGGAATTGTTGGTGTCGATAGATTTGTTCAACGTATTTATACTTTATTTGAATCGAATAAAAATATTGCAAAAGAATATCCATCAAAAGATAAATATGACTTAAGCGAATTAAATGATGTTGAAAAAAATATTTATCGAAAAGTAAATCAAACACTGGCAAAGGTTGATACTGAAATTGATAATTTCAGATTCAATACTGCAGTGGCTGCACTCATGGAATTATTAAACGAATTTAAAAATATTAATGAATGCCGTAAAGATTTACAAACATATGCACTCGAAAGATTTGCTTTGATGATTTCACCGCTTGCACCACACCTTGGCGAAGAATGCTGGAGTTTAATTGGTAAAGAAAAATCAATTTATGAAAACCCATTCTGGTTCGAAGCAGATCCGGCTGCATTGATTAAAGAAAATGTTATTATTGTAGTTCAAATTAATGGTAAGGTTAGAGCTAAAATAGAAATGCCAGCAGATTTATCCGAAGAAGAAGTAAAAGCAAAGGTCTTTAATGATGAAAAAGTAAAAGGCTATGTTAATGGAAAACAAATTATTAAAGAAATTTATGTGCCTAATAAGATTTATAATATTGTAGTAAAATAA
- the serS gene encoding serine--tRNA ligase, giving the protein MLDIKFIRENPELVRQGLLNKNSADVVNEILELDEKRRSLIAKSDELKALRNKVSSQIPILKKKGEDTSAIFAEMKKVGDEIAELDRQLKEVEEKLEETLRWTPNIAHHSVPVGKSAEDNVEVRRWLPDGFSFEFDFEVKDHIELGKKLDILDFERGTKISGSGFPLYKGKGATLERALINFMLDFHLQHHGYKEIFPPILVNRESMKGTGQIPKMEEDMYLIEKDGLYPIPTAEVPITNIHRDEILQEKDLTIKYVGYTPCFRREAGSYGKESKGFLRVHQFNKVEMVKFAKPEDSYDELESLVKDAEDILQALKIPYRVILLCTGDLSFSAAKCYDIETWSPAEKKWLEASSCSNFEAFQARRANIRFRREETKKVEFVHTLNGSGLATSRLMVSLLENYQTPEGKVIVPKALQKYTGFEIIE; this is encoded by the coding sequence ATGCTCGATATAAAATTCATTCGTGAAAATCCTGAACTGGTAAGACAGGGATTATTAAATAAAAATTCTGCAGATGTTGTAAATGAAATTTTAGAACTTGATGAGAAAAGAAGAAGTTTGATAGCAAAAAGTGATGAATTAAAAGCTCTGCGTAATAAAGTTTCTTCTCAAATTCCAATCTTAAAAAAGAAAGGAGAAGATACTTCTGCTATATTTGCTGAAATGAAAAAAGTTGGAGATGAAATTGCAGAACTGGATAGACAATTAAAAGAAGTAGAAGAAAAATTAGAAGAAACTTTAAGATGGACTCCAAATATTGCTCATCATTCTGTTCCTGTTGGCAAAAGTGCAGAAGATAATGTTGAAGTGCGTCGCTGGTTGCCAGATGGTTTTTCATTCGAATTTGATTTTGAAGTTAAAGATCACATTGAACTTGGTAAAAAACTTGACATACTCGATTTTGAAAGAGGCACAAAAATTTCTGGTTCTGGATTTCCACTATATAAAGGAAAAGGGGCTACACTCGAACGTGCTCTAATAAATTTTATGCTCGATTTTCATCTTCAGCATCATGGATACAAAGAAATTTTTCCCCCTATTCTGGTAAATCGTGAATCTATGAAGGGAACAGGACAAATTCCCAAAATGGAAGAAGATATGTATTTGATAGAAAAAGATGGACTTTATCCAATTCCAACAGCTGAAGTTCCAATAACAAATATTCATCGCGATGAAATTTTACAGGAAAAAGATTTAACAATAAAATATGTTGGTTATACACCATGTTTTAGAAGAGAAGCTGGTTCTTATGGAAAAGAATCAAAAGGATTTTTAAGAGTTCATCAATTTAATAAAGTTGAAATGGTTAAGTTTGCTAAACCAGAAGATTCGTATGATGAATTGGAAAGTCTGGTAAAAGATGCAGAGGATATTTTACAGGCATTAAAAATTCCCTATCGTGTAATTTTATTGTGCACGGGAGATTTGAGTTTTTCTGCAGCAAAGTGTTACGATATTGAAACATGGTCTCCTGCAGAAAAAAAATGGCTCGAAGCTTCATCGTGCAGTAACTTCGAAGCTTTTCAGGCTCGTCGAGCAAATATTAGATTTAGAAGAGAAGAAACAAAAAAAGTTGAATTTGTTCATACATTAAATGGTAGCGGTCTTGCTACAAGCAGACTTATGGTTTCACTCCTTGAAAATTATCAAACACCAGAAGGAAAAGTAATAGTTCCAAAGGCTCTTCAAAAATATACTGGATTTGAAATTATAGAGTAA
- a CDS encoding ABC transporter ATP-binding protein, whose protein sequence is MLGILFIIISNIGSVYVPILIKDGINSLKENINTGVILKYALLIVGITLVSGVFQFLIRETIIVVSRKIEYDLRQDFWQHIQKLPLRFFQNNSTGNIMAHATNDINAVRSFVGPAVMYSIDNGVLFIMIISIMISLSPVLTFYALLPLPVLSFLVYVVMKKVHKRYVKIQEKFSDLTTLAQENFSGIRVIKSYVRENYEINKYKEHSFEYLKRKMDLVRLQALFHPIFFMIAGLSAIIVILIGGRMIMKNQLSLGVIAAFIAYLSMLIWPMISFGFVANIVQQAEASMKRLMKFFNEPYEISDSSITNYSINSLEGEIEFKNVSFKYGEYLPLVLDNINLKINKGETVAFIGKTGAGKTTLINLIPRMYDVTSGEILIDGYNIKEIPLAVLRRHIGYVPQETFLFSDTLENNIAYGLNGYDKSLIQYVSEIAQLTKDVKDFPDGFNTILGERGITLSGGQKQRTTLARALATDPKILILDDSFSAVDTNTEEEILKRLREFMKNRTSIIISHRISTVKEADRIFVLENGKITEEGTHDELIAKGGFYSELYYKQLLEDELKEIN, encoded by the coding sequence TTGTTAGGTATATTATTTATTATCATTTCTAATATTGGTTCAGTCTATGTTCCTATTCTTATAAAAGATGGAATTAACTCACTTAAAGAAAATATAAATACAGGTGTAATTCTTAAATATGCATTGCTTATTGTGGGGATTACACTTGTTTCAGGTGTATTTCAATTTTTAATACGCGAAACTATAATTGTTGTTTCCAGAAAAATTGAATATGATTTAAGACAGGACTTCTGGCAACACATTCAAAAGCTTCCATTAAGATTCTTTCAGAATAATTCTACTGGCAATATAATGGCTCATGCTACTAATGATATAAATGCTGTTCGTTCGTTTGTTGGACCAGCTGTAATGTATTCGATTGATAATGGTGTTTTATTTATCATGATAATTTCAATTATGATTTCTTTAAGTCCAGTGCTTACTTTTTATGCATTATTGCCATTACCGGTTTTATCTTTTCTTGTTTATGTAGTTATGAAAAAGGTTCACAAAAGATATGTAAAAATTCAAGAAAAATTTTCTGACTTAACAACACTTGCACAGGAAAACTTTTCTGGAATTAGAGTAATAAAATCTTATGTGCGTGAAAATTATGAAATCAATAAGTATAAAGAACACAGTTTTGAATATCTAAAACGTAAGATGGATCTGGTTCGACTTCAAGCTCTGTTTCATCCTATATTTTTTATGATAGCTGGACTATCTGCCATAATTGTTATTTTGATTGGTGGAAGAATGATAATGAAAAATCAATTGTCTCTTGGTGTAATTGCTGCATTTATTGCTTATTTATCAATGCTAATATGGCCAATGATTTCTTTTGGATTTGTAGCTAATATTGTTCAACAGGCAGAAGCCAGTATGAAAAGATTGATGAAGTTCTTTAATGAACCTTATGAAATATCTGATAGTTCTATTACAAATTATTCTATTAATTCATTAGAAGGGGAAATCGAATTTAAAAATGTTTCATTTAAATATGGGGAATATCTTCCACTGGTTCTTGATAATATTAATCTGAAAATAAATAAAGGTGAAACAGTTGCTTTTATTGGTAAAACCGGAGCGGGCAAAACAACACTTATTAATCTAATACCAAGAATGTACGATGTTACATCTGGAGAAATTTTAATTGATGGCTATAATATAAAAGAAATACCTTTAGCTGTATTAAGAAGACATATTGGTTATGTACCGCAGGAAACATTTTTATTTTCTGATACACTCGAAAATAATATTGCTTATGGATTGAATGGTTATGATAAATCTTTAATACAATATGTATCAGAAATTGCTCAGCTTACAAAAGATGTAAAAGATTTTCCTGATGGATTCAATACAATTTTGGGAGAAAGAGGAATTACACTTTCAGGTGGACAGAAACAGCGAACAACTTTAGCACGTGCATTAGCCACAGATCCCAAAATTTTAATTCTCGACGACTCTTTCTCTGCAGTCGATACTAATACAGAAGAAGAAATCTTAAAAAGACTCAGAGAATTTATGAAAAATAGAACAAGTATAATTATAAGTCATAGAATTTCTACAGTTAAGGAAGCAGATAGAATATTTGTTCTGGAGAATGGAAAAATTACAGAAGAAGGGACTCACGATGAATTAATTGCTAAAGGAGGATTCTACTCAGAACTTTATTACAAACAATTACTTGAAGATGAATTAAAAGAAATTAATTGA
- a CDS encoding NAD(P)-dependent oxidoreductase gives MKKIKVAFFSIPTKEKNYLNKRFDKNKYELYFFKDNLNSGNSILKEIDVLSVFIYDKVDKEIIDKAKKLKLIATRSTGFNHIDIEYAKKKNISVCNVPYYGENTVAEHTFALILALSRNLHKAYIRSQQSIFTLDGLRGFDLRGKTIGVIGAGSIGVHVMKIAKGFGMKVLAYDIRKNHILEELLDFKYVDLDVLLSSSDIITLHCPYNEQTHHMINMNNIHKVKKGALFINTARSGLIEPAALYYAIDKGIFGGAGLDVFEGEELLKEENQMLTKNVPIQNVEALLKRNLLLRRENVIITPHMAFDSHEAIERILDTTYENITSFFENKNYYKVV, from the coding sequence ATGAAAAAAATAAAAGTTGCCTTCTTTTCAATTCCAACAAAAGAAAAAAATTATTTGAATAAAAGATTCGATAAGAATAAATATGAGTTATATTTTTTCAAAGATAATTTAAATTCGGGGAATTCTATTCTTAAAGAGATAGATGTTTTATCTGTATTTATTTACGATAAAGTTGATAAAGAAATTATAGACAAAGCAAAAAAACTTAAGTTAATCGCAACAAGAAGTACTGGATTTAATCATATTGATATTGAATATGCAAAGAAAAAAAATATTTCTGTTTGCAATGTTCCATATTATGGTGAAAATACTGTTGCCGAACATACATTTGCATTGATACTGGCTCTTTCAAGAAATCTTCATAAAGCATACATAAGATCACAGCAAAGTATTTTTACTTTAGATGGATTGCGTGGATTCGATCTTCGTGGAAAAACAATTGGAGTTATAGGTGCTGGAAGTATTGGAGTTCATGTAATGAAAATTGCAAAGGGATTCGGTATGAAAGTTTTAGCTTATGATATTCGAAAAAATCATATACTCGAAGAATTACTCGATTTCAAATATGTTGATCTGGATGTGTTATTAAGTTCTTCTGATATTATAACTCTGCATTGTCCTTACAACGAACAAACTCATCATATGATTAATATGAATAATATTCATAAAGTTAAAAAAGGTGCATTGTTTATAAATACAGCAAGAAGTGGATTAATAGAACCTGCAGCACTTTACTATGCAATTGATAAGGGAATTTTTGGTGGAGCTGGACTTGATGTTTTTGAAGGAGAAGAGTTGCTTAAAGAAGAAAATCAAATGTTAACAAAGAATGTTCCCATACAAAATGTTGAAGCTCTATTAAAAAGAAATTTATTACTGCGTAGAGAAAATGTAATTATTACACCACACATGGCATTCGATTCTCACGAAGCTATAGAAAGAATACTTGATACAACTTATGAAAATATTACATCGTTTTTTGAAAATAAAAATTATTATAAGGTTGTTTAA
- a CDS encoding ABC transporter ATP-binding protein, translating to MSDIHGDEILGKAYDSKLMKRLLQYVKPYKKYVILAIFLNILVAALGPLRPYLTKIAVDDYISAKDWNGLIVISIILLASLTFQATVQYFLTYFTELMGQKIIYDLRVQIFSHVQKLALRFFDRTPIGRIVTRVTNDVESLNEMFSSGIVAVFSDIFVIIWIFVFMFSLSWNLALVTLSIIPILFYATFLFRKKVRETYRDVRYHLARLNSYMQEHVTGINIVQNFVKEEEELKKFSSINSDYRNANIKSVFYYAVFFPFVELLSSITIGLIIWYGGGEVIQKHLTIGVLFAFLQYTEMFWRPVRDLSEKYNILQTAMASSERIFKLLDDKTFVKNPENPIILTNIKGEIEFKNVWFAYNPEEYVLKDISFKINPGETVAIVGATGAGKTSIINILTRFYDIQKGSIKIDGIDIRDIDKHNLRKFISVVLQDVFLFSGTIKSNISLGSQEISDEKIIEAAKIVGAHDFISKLPNGYDEEVKEKGATLSVGQKQLISFARALAFNPQILILDEATSSIDTETEILIQNAIEKLLKGRTSIVIAHRLSTIQNADKILVMHKGELREIGTHQELLAKRGIYYKLYQLQYKDQEVIKTTFDK from the coding sequence ATGTCTGACATACATGGTGATGAAATATTAGGCAAAGCCTACGATTCGAAATTAATGAAAAGATTATTGCAGTATGTTAAGCCATATAAAAAATATGTTATTCTGGCAATCTTTCTAAATATACTTGTTGCTGCTCTTGGTCCACTTCGTCCCTATCTTACAAAGATAGCAGTTGATGATTACATATCAGCAAAAGATTGGAATGGATTAATTGTCATAAGCATAATTTTATTGGCTTCTCTTACTTTTCAGGCAACTGTACAATACTTTCTTACATATTTTACTGAATTGATGGGTCAAAAAATTATTTATGATTTGCGTGTACAGATATTTTCCCATGTTCAAAAACTTGCATTAAGATTTTTTGATAGAACACCAATCGGAAGAATTGTAACAAGAGTTACAAATGATGTTGAATCTTTAAACGAAATGTTTTCTTCTGGAATTGTTGCAGTTTTTAGTGACATTTTTGTTATAATCTGGATTTTTGTTTTTATGTTTTCTCTTTCTTGGAATTTAGCTCTTGTGACTCTTTCAATAATTCCAATATTATTTTATGCTACATTTTTATTTAGAAAAAAAGTAAGAGAAACTTATAGAGATGTTCGTTATCATCTTGCAAGATTAAACTCTTATATGCAGGAACATGTAACAGGAATAAATATTGTTCAAAACTTTGTTAAAGAAGAAGAAGAATTGAAAAAATTTTCTTCAATCAATAGTGATTACAGAAATGCCAATATAAAATCTGTTTTCTATTATGCTGTTTTCTTTCCTTTTGTAGAACTTTTAAGCTCAATTACAATTGGTTTAATTATCTGGTATGGTGGTGGCGAAGTAATTCAAAAACATTTAACGATTGGAGTTTTATTTGCATTCCTTCAGTATACAGAAATGTTCTGGAGACCAGTAAGAGATCTTTCGGAAAAATATAATATACTTCAAACAGCAATGGCTTCTTCAGAAAGAATTTTTAAATTACTTGATGATAAGACTTTTGTGAAGAATCCAGAGAATCCCATAATATTGACAAACATTAAAGGGGAAATTGAATTTAAAAATGTCTGGTTTGCTTATAATCCAGAAGAATATGTATTGAAGGATATATCATTTAAAATAAATCCAGGCGAAACAGTTGCAATAGTGGGAGCTACTGGTGCTGGCAAAACAAGCATTATAAATATTCTAACAAGATTTTATGATATTCAGAAAGGGAGTATTAAAATTGATGGTATTGATATACGCGATATTGATAAACATAATTTAAGAAAATTCATCTCGGTTGTTTTGCAAGATGTGTTTTTATTTTCAGGAACAATTAAATCTAATATTTCTCTTGGGTCACAGGAAATATCTGATGAAAAAATTATTGAAGCTGCTAAAATAGTTGGTGCTCACGATTTTATTTCAAAACTTCCTAATGGTTATGATGAAGAAGTAAAAGAAAAAGGAGCAACATTGAGTGTGGGTCAAAAACAATTGATTTCTTTTGCACGAGCTCTGGCATTTAATCCACAAATTTTAATTCTCGATGAAGCTACTTCGAGTATTGATACAGAAACAGAAATCTTAATTCAGAATGCAATAGAAAAATTACTTAAAGGAAGAACTTCTATTGTTATTGCACATCGATTGTCCACAATTCAAAATGCAGATAAAATTCTTGTTATGCACAAAGGTGAATTAAGAGAAATTGGAACACATCAAGAATTGCTTGCAAAACGTGGTATTTATTATAAACTGTATCAATTGCAATACAAAGATCAAGAAGTTATAAAAACTACATTTGATAAATAA